A section of the Virgibacillus sp. NKC19-3 genome encodes:
- a CDS encoding beta-glucoside-specific PTS transporter subunit IIABC gives MKYEQLAKDIIENVGGKDNVNSVVHCVTRLRFKLKDESKANTEVLENMDGVVTVRKSGGQYQVVIGNHVADVYKAVVAEGNFDAKKPVDADGADEEDKGNLFDRFIDLISGIFTPILGILAASGMIKGLNVLFVSLGWLEEASGTYQILNATGDALFYFLPILLGYTAMKKFGGTPFVGMVIAMALVYPALEGIPDTAEPLYTLFAGTVIESPVYIEFFGIPVILMTYSMSVIPIIIAAFFAAKLEGFLTKVIPSVVRMFLVPMFTLLIIIPLTFIVIGPIATWASQILGEGTLWIYDLSPVIAGLFLGGLWLVLVMFGLHWGLVPIAINNIQVAGADIILPLTFVHSFALVGAVLAVWIKTNNQKTKTLSAPASISAIFGVTEPAMYGIALPLKRPFIFTLISSAIGGAIIGLFDTRQYIYGGLGVFKFPSFINPEEGLNTAFMGSVIAAVIGTILAFLLTYFFGGFNKKEEKSTSEETSQPAEEKIEQNVKNEVIESPLNGEVKSLAEISDSAFSSGALGKGVAIQPTEGKLISPVSGTVSALFGTHHAIGIETERGAELLIHIGMDTVQLDGEFFKAHVSQGDKVEKGQLLIEFDIEAIEKAGYEVITPVVITNHDKYKVIEIEAQGKVQIDDPLIMLENEK, from the coding sequence ATGAAATATGAACAATTAGCCAAAGACATTATTGAAAATGTCGGCGGGAAAGATAATGTGAATAGTGTTGTTCATTGTGTTACTCGTCTTCGCTTTAAATTAAAGGATGAAAGCAAGGCAAATACGGAAGTACTAGAGAACATGGACGGTGTTGTAACTGTTAGGAAAAGTGGTGGCCAATATCAAGTTGTTATTGGAAACCATGTAGCTGATGTTTACAAAGCTGTTGTAGCTGAAGGTAATTTTGATGCTAAGAAGCCAGTGGATGCTGATGGTGCAGATGAGGAAGATAAAGGTAATTTATTTGATCGCTTTATTGATTTAATTTCCGGCATTTTTACTCCAATACTTGGAATATTAGCAGCCTCTGGTATGATTAAAGGTTTAAATGTTTTGTTTGTTTCACTTGGATGGCTTGAGGAGGCAAGTGGAACTTATCAAATTTTAAATGCGACAGGTGATGCGCTGTTTTATTTCCTACCGATTCTTTTAGGATATACAGCCATGAAAAAGTTCGGTGGAACACCATTTGTAGGTATGGTCATTGCAATGGCGCTTGTGTATCCTGCTCTTGAAGGAATACCGGATACGGCCGAACCATTGTATACATTGTTTGCAGGAACTGTGATTGAATCACCTGTCTATATTGAATTCTTTGGTATACCGGTTATATTAATGACCTACTCTATGTCTGTTATACCTATTATTATTGCAGCATTTTTTGCAGCAAAATTAGAAGGTTTCCTAACGAAAGTAATTCCATCTGTAGTAAGAATGTTTTTAGTTCCGATGTTCACATTGCTTATTATTATTCCGTTAACCTTTATTGTAATTGGTCCTATCGCTACGTGGGCAAGCCAGATACTGGGAGAAGGAACGCTTTGGATATATGATTTAAGTCCTGTTATTGCCGGGCTTTTCCTTGGTGGCCTTTGGTTAGTGCTTGTCATGTTTGGACTGCATTGGGGACTTGTTCCGATCGCAATTAATAATATCCAAGTTGCAGGTGCCGACATCATTTTACCGTTAACATTTGTGCATTCATTTGCATTGGTAGGAGCTGTTCTTGCTGTTTGGATAAAAACGAACAATCAAAAAACGAAAACACTTAGTGCACCAGCATCTATATCTGCTATATTTGGTGTAACCGAACCTGCTATGTATGGTATTGCATTGCCACTTAAGCGACCATTTATTTTCACGCTTATCTCGTCCGCGATTGGTGGGGCAATAATAGGGTTATTTGATACAAGGCAATATATATACGGAGGACTTGGCGTATTCAAATTCCCAAGTTTTATCAATCCTGAAGAAGGTTTAAACACAGCTTTCATGGGTTCTGTTATCGCAGCTGTGATTGGAACAATTTTAGCATTTCTATTAACTTATTTCTTTGGCGGCTTTAATAAAAAAGAAGAAAAAAGTACGTCAGAAGAAACGAGCCAACCAGCAGAAGAGAAGATTGAACAAAACGTAAAAAATGAAGTGATAGAAAGTCCTTTAAATGGAGAGGTTAAAAGCTTAGCTGAGATTTCCGATTCTGCTTTTTCATCAGGCGCTTTGGGTAAAGGAGTAGCTATACAGCCAACTGAAGGAAAATTGATTTCACCTGTTTCAGGTACGGTTTCTGCTTTATTCGGAACCCATCATGCGATTGGAATTGAAACAGAACGTGGCGCAGAACTATTGATTCATATTGGAATGGATACGGTTCAATTAGATGGCGAATTTTTCAAAGCCCATGTTTCTCAAGGAGATAAAGTAGAAAAAGGTCAATTGCTCATTGAGTTTGATATCGAAGCCATTGAAAAGGCTGGTTATGAGGTAATTACCCCTGTAGTAATAACAAATCATGATAAGTATAAAGTTATTGAGATTGAAGCACAAGGGAAAGTCCAGATTGATGACCCATTGATTATGCTGGAGAATGAAAAATAA
- a CDS encoding glycoside hydrolase family 1 protein: MTTNNKPGFPEGFLWGGAIAANQAEGAYLEDGKGLSTADVMPDGVMREIKEESNEMNLYHKAIDFYHHYEEDIALFAEMGFKTFRTSIAWTRIFPYGDELEPNEKGLQFYDDLFDELIKHGIEPVVTLSHYETPLHLVKSYGGWKSRKLIDFFTRYVEVVFHRYKDKVKYWMGFNEINNIHNIPTAAGGITIKENEDRLQAIFQASHHLFVASAVATKRCHEIIPDAKMGAMLSLSGIYPNTCHPDDVFEAYELRRRSLFFSDVLLRGYYPNYVQRIWRENNIKLDIEQNDLALLEKYTADYLGFSYYRTTTYKAGTTTFGNTGGLVGTDNPYLETTPWGWQIDSKGLRYVLNELYDRYQKPLFIVENGLGTNDKLENGEINDDYRINYVRDHIKEMKEAIIDGVDLMGYTYWGPIDIVSAGTGEMKKRYGFIHVDRDNDGNGTLERKKKKSFNWYKKVISSNGKDLE, from the coding sequence ATGACTACAAATAATAAACCAGGATTTCCTGAAGGATTTTTATGGGGTGGAGCAATTGCTGCTAATCAAGCAGAGGGTGCATATTTGGAAGATGGCAAAGGTTTATCAACAGCTGATGTTATGCCAGATGGTGTTATGAGAGAAATAAAAGAGGAAAGTAATGAAATGAATCTTTATCATAAAGCAATAGATTTTTATCATCATTATGAAGAAGATATCGCCTTATTTGCTGAAATGGGTTTTAAAACATTTCGAACATCTATTGCATGGACAAGAATTTTCCCCTATGGTGATGAATTAGAACCAAATGAAAAAGGGCTGCAATTTTATGATGATTTATTCGATGAGTTAATCAAGCATGGAATCGAGCCTGTTGTCACGCTTTCTCATTATGAAACACCGCTGCATTTAGTTAAATCCTATGGTGGGTGGAAAAGCCGCAAACTGATTGACTTTTTTACTCGTTATGTAGAGGTTGTCTTTCATCGATATAAAGATAAAGTGAAATATTGGATGGGATTTAACGAAATAAATAATATACACAACATTCCAACGGCCGCAGGTGGGATTACTATCAAAGAAAATGAAGATCGATTACAAGCCATTTTTCAAGCAAGTCATCATCTGTTTGTGGCTAGTGCGGTGGCAACAAAACGATGTCATGAAATTATTCCGGATGCAAAAATGGGAGCGATGCTTTCTTTAAGTGGCATATACCCGAATACCTGCCATCCAGATGATGTATTTGAAGCATATGAACTAAGACGTCGCTCTTTATTCTTTAGTGATGTTTTATTACGAGGCTATTATCCAAATTATGTACAAAGGATTTGGAGAGAAAACAATATAAAATTAGATATAGAACAAAACGATTTAGCTCTTTTAGAAAAATATACGGCAGATTACTTAGGATTTAGTTATTACCGAACAACCACATATAAAGCTGGTACAACCACTTTCGGAAATACCGGGGGACTTGTGGGTACGGATAATCCTTATTTAGAAACTACTCCTTGGGGGTGGCAAATTGACTCTAAGGGCTTGCGTTATGTATTAAATGAACTATACGATCGTTATCAAAAACCGCTCTTTATTGTAGAAAATGGGCTTGGTACGAATGATAAGTTGGAAAATGGAGAAATAAATGATGATTATCGGATTAATTATGTCCGAGATCATATTAAAGAAATGAAAGAAGCTATTATTGATGGCGTTGACTTAATGGGCTACACCTATTGGGGTCCAATTGACATTGTTAGTGCAGGAACAGGTGAAATGAAAAAACGATATGGTTTTATCCATGTAGACCGGGATAATGATGGTAATGGTACACTTGAAAGGAAGAAAAAGAAAAGCTTTAACTGGTATAAAAAAGTGATTTCTTCCAATGGGAAAGATCTAGAATAA
- a CDS encoding LarC family nickel insertion protein yields the protein MSVLYFDCFSGISGDMVIGALIDAGADITVLESELKKLHIEDEYELKQKKIVKNGITSTKFDVVLLNEKPHHHNHSHEHEHEHHHHNHSHEHEHEHHHHNHSHEHEHGHHHDHQHRSYRDIVQLIEAADFPEQVQDMALNIFKKIGEAEGKIHGMPLENVHFHEVGAVDSIIDIVGAAILIHDLKIGVFKSSPIPVGSGKIHIDHGVYPVPAPATLEILQGVPLMHSDVTAELTTPTGAAIIAALAEEFSNTPTMKVNNIGYGAGTKTFKDHPNVLRVMIGE from the coding sequence ATGAGCGTTCTTTATTTTGATTGCTTTTCAGGAATAAGCGGCGATATGGTTATTGGAGCTCTGATTGATGCCGGAGCCGATATAACTGTTCTGGAGAGCGAATTGAAGAAGCTTCACATAGAAGACGAGTATGAACTAAAACAGAAAAAAATTGTAAAAAATGGGATCACTAGCACGAAATTTGATGTTGTATTGTTGAATGAGAAGCCTCATCATCATAATCACAGTCACGAACATGAGCATGAGCACCATCATCATAATCACAGTCACGAACATGAGCATGAGCACCATCACCATAATCACAGTCACGAGCATGAACACGGGCACCATCATGACCATCAGCATCGTTCCTATCGCGATATTGTGCAGCTTATTGAAGCAGCGGATTTTCCGGAACAGGTACAGGATATGGCGTTGAACATTTTCAAAAAGATCGGGGAAGCAGAAGGAAAGATTCACGGAATGCCTCTTGAGAATGTTCATTTTCATGAGGTTGGAGCAGTCGACTCGATTATTGATATTGTTGGAGCAGCCATTTTGATTCATGATCTTAAGATAGGTGTGTTCAAATCATCGCCGATTCCAGTAGGGTCCGGAAAAATTCATATTGATCATGGTGTATACCCAGTTCCAGCACCTGCAACGCTTGAAATATTGCAAGGCGTACCTTTAATGCACAGTGATGTAACAGCCGAGTTGACGACACCGACAGGAGCTGCTATTATAGCAGCGCTTGCCGAGGAATTTTCCAATACACCAACCATGAAAGTGAATAATATAGGCTATGGAGCTGGAACAAAAACATTTAAAGATCATCCAAATGTACTTCGCGTCATGATAGGTGAATGA
- a CDS encoding ROK family transcriptional regulator, with amino-acid sequence MVTGDGAYIKKINRSVILQRIIEQGMISRADLSKQTGLNKATISVQVANLLEEDLIYETQQEHNAIGRRPIMLSINRKAGYVLGIDLDYTKIQYTLSDLLGYPVHSEIFTPKKDNYQEIVHILARQINKYDKESTDSRYGLVGVMIGIHGTVNIDEHINFVPKFQWHHKNLKADLQKEVNVNISIENSANLSAYAESVYKHHQSDNLLAINLSSGIGAGIIIDGELHKGYHGYAGEMGHMIISPGGKACRCGNHGCWEMYNSEPSLFAQLAEKLNRSTITHQDMRKLIANQDPTTLEQMDTYIDYLSIGLNNTINLYNPETIVLNCEVLQMYPNIIDKIEAKLTSNMSQYREITLSELGSKACGMGANALAIQRFLEVPELFLTITEDHIPSGSTSEMNVGSGQ; translated from the coding sequence ATGGTTACAGGCGATGGGGCTTATATTAAAAAAATCAATAGAAGTGTTATTTTACAACGAATCATTGAACAAGGGATGATTTCGCGGGCTGATTTATCGAAACAAACCGGCCTAAATAAAGCAACAATTTCGGTTCAAGTTGCTAACTTATTAGAGGAAGATTTAATTTATGAAACACAGCAGGAACATAATGCGATCGGCAGAAGACCAATTATGTTGTCCATTAATCGGAAAGCGGGATATGTGCTTGGAATCGATCTTGATTATACCAAAATACAGTATACATTATCCGATTTATTAGGCTATCCAGTCCACAGTGAAATCTTTACGCCAAAGAAAGATAATTACCAGGAAATCGTTCACATCTTGGCAAGACAAATCAACAAATATGATAAGGAAAGTACAGACAGCCGCTATGGCTTAGTAGGTGTTATGATTGGAATCCATGGAACAGTGAACATTGATGAACATATTAATTTTGTCCCTAAGTTTCAGTGGCATCACAAAAACCTAAAAGCCGATCTTCAAAAAGAAGTAAATGTAAACATTTCAATTGAAAACAGCGCTAATCTTTCGGCATATGCAGAAAGCGTATATAAACATCATCAAAGCGATAACTTGCTTGCAATCAATCTATCATCAGGTATTGGTGCCGGAATAATAATAGATGGCGAACTTCACAAGGGGTACCATGGATATGCGGGAGAAATGGGACATATGATTATTTCACCTGGTGGTAAGGCTTGTAGATGTGGCAATCATGGTTGCTGGGAGATGTATAATTCTGAACCCAGTCTATTTGCACAACTAGCTGAAAAACTTAATCGATCAACAATCACACATCAAGATATGAGAAAATTAATCGCCAATCAAGATCCAACCACCTTGGAACAAATGGATACGTATATTGATTACCTGTCCATTGGCCTGAACAATACGATCAATTTGTACAATCCGGAAACCATTGTCCTGAATTGTGAAGTCCTGCAAATGTATCCAAATATTATAGATAAAATTGAAGCGAAGCTAACTTCAAACATGAGTCAGTACCGTGAAATTACATTATCCGAACTTGGTAGTAAAGCATGTGGAATGGGGGCAAATGCGTTAGCGATTCAGCGATTCTTGGAAGTTCCCGAACTCTTTTTAACCATAACAGAGGATCATATTCCATCAGGTAGTACAAGTGAAATGAATGTGGGATCAGGGCAATAG
- a CDS encoding MFS transporter: MKKNQPLALIIVLINLFLAFLGVSLVIPVVPTIMNDLHLSGSVVGYLVAAFAFMQLLASPVAGSWVDRFGRKRMIVIGLFIFAISQFLFGIGKVVSVLFISRMLGGIGAAFIMAAVTAYIADITTLDYRPKALGYMSAAINTGFIIGPGVGGFLAGAGTRVPFFFAAGSGVVAIILSLILLREPERHHGSDEVQMTGAKTGWGRVFVPVYLFSFLIIIIFSFGLSSFESLFSLFADRKFGFTPTDIAIMISGGAILGAIVQVFLFGYLVKRFGEIRLVRYSLTFSTIMVFLMTMVHEYYTILLVTITIFIGFDLIRPTVTNYLSTIAGNEQGFVAGMNSMFTSLGNVIGPVVGGFLFDINLDYPFYFATILMAFGIGITFLWVNTERKRAKQEAT; this comes from the coding sequence ATGAAAAAGAACCAACCATTAGCACTTATCATTGTATTAATAAATTTATTTTTGGCATTTTTAGGGGTTAGTCTTGTTATTCCCGTTGTACCGACCATTATGAATGACTTACATTTATCCGGATCGGTTGTGGGATATCTTGTTGCAGCATTTGCCTTTATGCAGCTGCTTGCTTCACCGGTTGCTGGAAGTTGGGTAGATCGATTCGGACGAAAAAGAATGATCGTGATTGGATTGTTCATTTTTGCTATTTCCCAATTTCTGTTCGGGATCGGCAAGGTCGTTAGTGTATTGTTCATTTCCCGTATGCTTGGTGGCATCGGTGCCGCTTTTATTATGGCTGCGGTGACGGCATATATTGCAGATATTACGACACTTGATTACCGCCCGAAAGCACTTGGATACATGTCGGCAGCCATTAACACTGGGTTTATTATCGGACCAGGAGTAGGCGGTTTTTTAGCAGGCGCTGGAACGAGGGTGCCATTTTTCTTCGCTGCTGGTTCTGGAGTGGTAGCGATTATATTATCCCTCATTTTGCTGCGTGAGCCTGAGCGACATCATGGAAGTGATGAGGTGCAAATGACAGGTGCAAAAACTGGCTGGGGCCGGGTGTTTGTACCTGTCTATCTCTTTTCCTTCTTAATTATCATTATTTTTTCGTTTGGTCTCTCGTCATTCGAATCATTGTTTTCCTTATTTGCGGATCGAAAATTTGGTTTTACACCGACAGATATTGCGATCATGATTAGTGGTGGGGCCATCCTGGGCGCGATTGTTCAGGTCTTCTTATTTGGTTATTTGGTTAAACGGTTTGGTGAAATTCGGTTGGTTCGCTATAGTTTAACTTTCTCTACTATTATGGTGTTTTTAATGACGATGGTACATGAATATTACACCATCCTGCTTGTTACGATCACCATTTTCATTGGATTTGACTTAATACGCCCGACGGTCACAAACTATTTGTCAACGATTGCGGGGAATGAGCAGGGTTTTGTTGCCGGGATGAACTCGATGTTTACCAGTCTTGGTAATGTGATTGGTCCCGTAGTAGGCGGATTTTTGTTTGATATCAACCTAGATTACCCATTTTATTTTGCAACTATTTTAATGGCATTTGGTATAGGTATCACTTTTCTTTGGGTTAACACGGAAAGGAAACGTGCGAAACAAGAAGCAACTTAA
- a CDS encoding glycoside hydrolase family 1 protein yields MKTNSEQVFPEDFLWGGAIAANQAEGAYAEDGKGLSVVDVSPEGIMNGIKADSDEVNLYHEGIDFYHRYKEDIALFAEMGFKAFRTSIAWSRIFPKGDETEPNEKGLKFYDDLFDELLKYGIEPVITISHFESPFHLVKEYGGWKNRKMIEFFTRYCEVIFNRYKDKVKYWMGFNEINHAHTMPHIAAATKVEENENRLQVIYQASHHEFVASAIATKLCHEIIPDAKMGAMLSLSSVYPNTCHPDDVFETYELRRRTLFYSDVLLRGKYPNYIYRIWKEYHVNVEMEENDLELIENYTADYLGFSYYRTTTHKTGDPILENTGGVIGTPNPYLETTPWGWQIDPKGLRLVLNEVYDRYQKPLLIVENGLGMTDEVEDGEVNDDYRIEYLRSHIEEMKEAIKDGVDLMGYTYWGPIDIVSAGTGEMKKRYGFIHVDRDNDGNGTMERKRKKSFDWYKKVIQSNGEDLD; encoded by the coding sequence ATGAAAACAAATAGTGAACAAGTATTTCCAGAAGACTTTTTATGGGGTGGTGCCATCGCAGCTAATCAGGCTGAAGGGGCGTATGCAGAAGATGGAAAAGGTTTATCAGTTGTAGATGTTTCACCAGAAGGTATTATGAATGGAATAAAAGCGGACAGTGATGAGGTAAACCTATATCATGAGGGAATTGATTTCTATCACCGTTATAAAGAAGATATCGCTTTGTTTGCAGAAATGGGATTCAAAGCATTTCGAACATCTATTGCGTGGTCTAGGATTTTTCCAAAAGGTGACGAAACAGAACCAAATGAAAAAGGTCTAAAATTCTATGATGATTTGTTTGATGAATTATTAAAATATGGAATTGAACCCGTAATTACAATTTCTCACTTTGAATCACCTTTCCATTTAGTAAAAGAATATGGTGGGTGGAAAAATAGAAAAATGATTGAATTCTTCACTCGATATTGTGAAGTGATTTTTAATCGTTATAAAGATAAAGTGAAATATTGGATGGGATTTAATGAGATCAATCATGCTCATACAATGCCACATATAGCCGCTGCCACAAAAGTTGAAGAAAATGAAAACAGGTTACAAGTTATTTATCAAGCTAGTCATCATGAATTTGTAGCCAGTGCTATTGCTACAAAGCTCTGCCATGAGATTATTCCGGATGCAAAAATGGGAGCAATGTTATCGTTAAGCAGTGTTTACCCAAATACTTGCCATCCAGATGATGTTTTTGAAACCTATGAATTACGAAGAAGGACACTATTTTACAGTGACGTATTATTAAGAGGGAAGTATCCAAATTATATCTATAGAATTTGGAAAGAATATCATGTAAACGTAGAGATGGAAGAAAACGACTTGGAGCTGATTGAAAACTATACTGCTGACTATTTAGGATTTAGTTACTATCGGACCACTACGCATAAAACTGGAGATCCAATTTTGGAAAATACGGGTGGGGTGATAGGAACACCAAATCCTTATTTGGAAACTACCCCTTGGGGTTGGCAAATTGACCCTAAAGGTCTTCGTTTGGTTTTAAATGAAGTATATGACAGATATCAAAAACCGCTTTTGATCGTTGAAAATGGGCTTGGAATGACAGATGAAGTCGAAGATGGAGAAGTCAACGATGATTATCGTATTGAATATTTAAGATCTCATATAGAGGAAATGAAAGAAGCTATTAAAGACGGTGTAGACTTGATGGGGTATACGTATTGGGGACCAATTGATATTGTCAGTGCTGGAACAGGTGAAATGAAAAAGCGTTACGGATTTATTCATGTAGACAGAGATAATGATGGCAATGGAACAATGGAGCGCAAAAGGAAAAAATCATTTGATTGGTATAAAAAAGTTATTCAAAGTAATGGCGAAGATTTAGATTAA
- the mgsA gene encoding methylglyoxal synthase → MKIALIAHDKKKDDIVKFAQSYKYSLEKHELYATGTTGLKIAENAGLSLHRFQSGPLGGDQQIGSMVADNNMDIIIFFRDPLTAQPHEPDISALMRLCDVYNIPLATNMGSAEVFIHALERGDLKWRDIIHERDEQ, encoded by the coding sequence GTGAAAATTGCATTGATCGCACATGATAAAAAGAAAGACGATATCGTTAAGTTTGCTCAAAGCTATAAATACAGCCTAGAAAAACATGAACTTTATGCTACCGGTACAACAGGTCTGAAGATAGCGGAAAACGCTGGATTATCTCTTCACCGTTTTCAATCAGGCCCACTTGGTGGGGATCAGCAAATTGGTTCCATGGTAGCAGATAATAACATGGATATAATTATATTCTTTCGTGATCCGTTGACCGCTCAACCGCATGAACCGGATATATCAGCGTTAATGCGCCTTTGTGATGTGTACAATATACCGTTGGCAACGAATATGGGTTCTGCGGAGGTATTTATCCATGCGTTAGAGCGTGGAGATTTAAAATGGCGGGATATCATTCATGAGCGGGACGAACAGTAA
- a CDS encoding glycoside hydrolase family 1 protein: protein MKKRNHSFPKDFLWGGATAANQIEGGFEETEKGLSVSDVYIFDENTPKENWTDQWHLMTHKQVEEAQNPSSTKYYPKRHGNDFYHHYKEDIALFAEMGFKAYRMSIAWTRIFPNGDELAPSEEGLQFYDNVFDELLKYGIEPVVSLSHYEMPLYLATEYGGWVNRKVIDFYVRFVTTVVDRYHDRVKYWMTFNEINAVKHHPFVSLGVIEENHPHIEQAKYQGAHHQFVASALATKAIKEANPEAKVGCMISYQFLVPYSCDPDDVQATTEKQRVSLFFSDVQARGYYPAYTARMLAEKNVTLEMEPEDEQIMKDYPVDFVSFSYYMSNAVSAHPEKLEDAVGNLVTGGIQNPYLPSSDWGWQIDPKGLRSVLNQLYDRYQKPLFVAENGLGAVDEIGQDGKIHDDYRIDYLREHIKQIKEAIADGVDVFGYTSWGCIDMISASSNQMSKRYGYIYVDQDDMGRGTKKRMKKKSFYWYQKVISTNGEDLE from the coding sequence ATGAAAAAACGAAACCATTCATTCCCAAAAGATTTCTTATGGGGCGGAGCAACCGCTGCTAATCAAATCGAAGGCGGGTTTGAAGAAACAGAAAAAGGTCTTTCCGTTTCAGATGTTTATATTTTTGATGAAAACACACCAAAAGAAAACTGGACGGATCAGTGGCATTTAATGACCCATAAGCAAGTAGAGGAAGCCCAAAACCCGTCAAGTACAAAATATTATCCGAAAAGACATGGAAATGATTTTTATCACCATTACAAAGAAGATATTGCATTATTTGCAGAAATGGGATTTAAAGCTTATCGAATGTCAATCGCTTGGACACGGATTTTCCCAAATGGGGACGAATTGGCCCCTAGTGAAGAAGGATTACAATTTTATGATAATGTATTTGATGAATTATTGAAATATGGGATCGAACCTGTTGTTTCTTTATCACATTATGAGATGCCACTTTACCTCGCTACAGAATATGGGGGGTGGGTCAATCGAAAAGTTATTGACTTTTATGTTCGCTTTGTCACCACAGTAGTTGATCGCTATCATGATAGGGTTAAATATTGGATGACCTTTAATGAAATTAATGCAGTTAAGCATCATCCTTTCGTAAGTTTAGGTGTTATTGAAGAAAATCATCCGCATATTGAGCAAGCAAAGTATCAAGGAGCACACCATCAATTTGTCGCAAGCGCCCTTGCTACAAAGGCGATTAAAGAAGCAAATCCAGAAGCAAAAGTTGGTTGTATGATAAGTTATCAATTTCTTGTACCTTATAGTTGTGACCCGGATGATGTTCAAGCGACTACTGAAAAGCAACGTGTGTCATTGTTTTTTAGTGATGTACAAGCAAGAGGGTATTATCCTGCTTATACTGCGAGGATGTTAGCAGAAAAGAACGTTACGCTGGAGATGGAGCCTGAGGATGAACAAATTATGAAAGACTATCCTGTTGACTTTGTTTCATTTAGTTACTATATGTCGAATGCTGTAAGTGCACATCCTGAAAAATTAGAAGATGCTGTTGGAAATTTAGTTACAGGTGGAATTCAAAATCCATATTTGCCAAGTAGTGACTGGGGCTGGCAAATTGATCCAAAAGGTTTACGCTCTGTATTAAATCAATTATATGATCGATACCAAAAACCGCTATTTGTTGCTGAAAATGGTTTAGGAGCAGTAGATGAAATTGGACAGGATGGGAAAATTCATGATGATTATCGCATTGATTATTTAAGAGAACATATCAAACAAATAAAAGAAGCTATTGCGGATGGTGTAGATGTATTTGGTTATACGTCTTGGGGATGTATTGATATGATTAGTGCTTCAAGCAATCAAATGTCTAAACGATATGGGTATATTTATGTCGATCAAGATGACATGGGTAGAGGAACGAAAAAACGCATGAAAAAGAAATCCTTTTATTGGTATCAAAAAGTCATTTCTACCAATGGTGAGGACTTAGAATAA
- the licT gene encoding BglG family transcription antiterminator LicT, whose translation MKIKKILNNNVAISHNELNQEIIVMGRGLAFQKKEGAFIDPSKIEKTFILESKGISNKIAELLQDIPEIYLELAHKIIALAKEKLSYKLDDYLYVALIDHLNFAVERHERGLDLKNALLWEVRKYYKQEFQISLEALDIINKELDINLPEDEAASIALHFVNSQISGENMAEAIQVTEMVNDILNIVKYYYQMDLDEDSINYERFLTHLRFFAMRFVRKEKTANSYDEFLYDQIKSKYNKAFRCAERIAAYIENDYDWTISHDELLYLTLHIYRLTSRD comes from the coding sequence ATGAAAATCAAAAAAATTTTAAATAACAATGTTGCTATATCCCATAATGAGTTGAATCAGGAAATCATTGTAATGGGGAGAGGCTTAGCTTTTCAAAAAAAGGAAGGGGCTTTCATTGACCCATCCAAAATCGAGAAAACATTTATTTTGGAAAGTAAAGGGATATCCAATAAAATCGCAGAGCTGCTACAAGATATTCCGGAAATCTATTTAGAACTAGCACATAAAATTATTGCATTAGCAAAGGAGAAACTTTCCTATAAGTTAGATGATTACTTGTATGTTGCACTGATTGATCACCTGAATTTTGCTGTTGAACGACACGAACGAGGGTTGGATTTGAAAAATGCCTTGTTATGGGAAGTTCGAAAGTACTATAAACAGGAATTTCAAATTTCATTAGAAGCGCTTGATATCATAAATAAAGAGCTGGATATAAATTTACCAGAAGATGAAGCGGCTTCCATTGCATTGCATTTCGTTAATAGTCAGATATCCGGGGAAAATATGGCTGAGGCCATTCAAGTGACCGAAATGGTGAATGATATATTAAACATTGTTAAATATTATTACCAAATGGACTTAGATGAAGATTCTATTAATTATGAGCGATTTTTGACACACTTACGCTTTTTCGCGATGCGTTTTGTTCGCAAAGAAAAAACGGCAAACAGTTATGATGAATTTCTATATGATCAAATTAAAAGTAAATACAACAAAGCCTTTCGTTGTGCCGAGCGTATTGCCGCGTATATCGAAAATGATTATGATTGGACCATCTCACACGATGAGCTATTATATTTAACATTGCATATTTATCGTTTAACAAGCCGAGATTAA